GCTTTTTCTATCCCCGTATCCCTCTATCCACAAAGTCCTACATCCCCGAATCCCCGGGATTTAAGCCGTAAGGCTTTTTGAAACTCTTACGAGTTAACTCCTTCGGTATTCCCCCATCCCCTATTCACTCAGTTCCCTTTTAAGGAGGCGGTATATCTCGGGTTTCGCCTCCGGCCAGTACCAGGTATAGAAAAAATTATTATGATAAAGGGGATCGGCATTTTCGCCGAATCCGGTTTTTTCATATTCGTCAGTGTGGGGGATAGGCGTGAACTCGCACAAGTGAGGCCGAACCCCAAGTTTGCGGCAGTAATGTATCGATTCGACGATCTCTTTGTGATCCTGACCGGGCAGGCCGTACAGAAGATAAACGTGCATCGGTCTTTTGGAAAAACCGGCATTTCTAAAGACCGTCACCGCGCGTTCGAATTCGTCGGTGTAAACCTTGCCGCCCGTGTTTTTCTGGGTTTTGGGATTAATGGATTCCAGGCTGAGGTAAATGGTCTTGAAACCCGCCTGGTACATAAGGTGCGCGATACGGTCGTCGACATACCGGCAATGCAGCCCATTGGAACTGTGCAAGTTCAGTTCGATGCGGCGATCGATAATATTAATCAGGATTACGGCAAAGTCCTTGTTGAAGAGCAGGGCATCGTCGAAGAACGCGACATTATCAGTTCTCGTCGCGAACCCGGCCAGCTGGTCGCAGATCGCCTGCCAGGGTGCGGTTTGATACCCAGGTGACAGGAAGTATGTCGCGCAATAACTGCAGGTTAAAGGGCATCCATGGGACGGCAGGACTACCCCGTAGTTGAGTCCACGGTAAAGGTCGAAATCCGGCATCACCCATGTTGATCCTTCTTGCGCTTGCCCGGTGATGTATCCTTCGGACCGCAGATAGGCCGGCAGAGAATTTTCCGCCGGGCCGGGGATGACCCGGTCTGCGCCCGAGCATTTAACGGCATGGGCTTCGCACAACGTGGCGTAGATACCACCCAGAATGACCTTGGTTTTGGGAAAGGTGTCACGCAGTATCCGGATCGCTTGGAACACGCCCGGGTACCAGTAGGTCATCGCCGATGACACGAAGATCACGTCCGGTTGTTTTATTTCCCTCACTATTTTATTAAAAACGTCTAAGGGCATGCCATATCGCTTGTACCGCCGGGGGATATGTTTGAAGATATCCGGCTTTTCTATTTCTTCCCAGATATATTTTCCCCGTCCATAAGCATCGGTGCGCGTATTCGTGCTGTAAAAGGGGCTGCGACGGTCCATGCAATCGATAAGATCGACTTTAAACCCGTATCTTTTAAGGATGCTCGAGACTGCCAGCAACCCCATGGGTTTGTTCCAGAAATCAAACGCCTTAAAATCGTAAACCCAGGGATTAACGAGCAGCGCTCGCATGGATTATGATGCCGTGATTACAGAACCAGCAGGTCAATGATAGGACGCGAACATCTTCTTTGCATTAGCGCTGAGATTGTCGACAAAAAGTTCAAAAAATTCCTTGCCCGGGAATAGACTCGCAAAGATCCGGGCCGCCAGGGGAGCGGCGTCCTTGGCCGGAAGACAATACTGCATATGCAGGAAATTGCCGCGGAGTTTTTTCACTTCTTCCTTAACGGTCTTATCCCTGATCAGCACGTCGGCGATGAAGCCGGCCAGGGGCTGGAAATCATCTTCCTTCATGCCGAAACGCGTCATTTCCTGGACACCCATTCGTATGCCGCTTGCATCCAGGAAGCTTTCATCATCGGGCAAAGCCTGGTAGTTAGTGATGATGTTGTTGTTTTCCAGCCGGCGGGCCAGTTCGTTCCCGCTGCCGTGCTTCCGGACGCGGATTATCACCTGGTGGGTTTCGGTAAAGCTGTCAGCGGTGTCGCCCTGCACGTCAACGCCGGAATCCTTCAGGGCGCGCGCAAAGGCCTTGGCGTTCTTTAGTACCTGGATTTGGTATTCCTGCTTGAAAGCGTTCATTTCATAGGTCGCCATCAGCAGGCCAAGCAGCGTGCCAAGGTGATGGTTGCTCGTCGAGCCCGGGAAAGCGCGGTTTTTTATTTCGATCCAGAGTTTGGACAAGGGGCTTTCTTTTACGATCGTGGATACGATGACGCCGCGCTGGGGACCGAAAAATGTCTTATGCGTGCTGCCCGTGACAATATCGGCGCCTTCCTTGAGAGGTTCCTGGAATGCTCCGTAGAGCCCGAGCACGTGAGCCATGTCGTACATGATCACCGGTCTTGGATCCCAGTTTTTCACGATATCGTAAACGAATTGCACCGGTTCCCTGTACAGGAACATGCTCTTGCCGAACACGATCAGTTCGGGCTTTTTGTCTTTCAAGAGTTCTTTCAGGCGGTTGGCATCGGTCCTGTAAAGGTTATCGGACCGGATGGGGAAATTGATGACGTTTTCCTTGCCAGTAGCGGGGTCTTCTTCGACAAAATTGAAAAGCGCGCCCATGGGCTGGGAACTCAAATGCCCGCCCTTGTTCAGATCATTGTTCATGACCAGTTTCAGGCGCCGGGACTGCTCGCCTTCCTTTCTCCCCCGGTTAATGAATTTCATCATCGCCTTGAAGACGACTTCGTTCGCCATCTGTCCGCTGACCGGCCGTAGCTCGACGCTCGGGCAGTCAAAATAC
This DNA window, taken from bacterium, encodes the following:
- a CDS encoding radical SAM protein, with protein sequence MRALLVNPWVYDFKAFDFWNKPMGLLAVSSILKRYGFKVDLIDCMDRRSPFYSTNTRTDAYGRGKYIWEEIEKPDIFKHIPRRYKRYGMPLDVFNKIVREIKQPDVIFVSSAMTYWYPGVFQAIRILRDTFPKTKVILGGIYATLCEAHAVKCSGADRVIPGPAENSLPAYLRSEGYITGQAQEGSTWVMPDFDLYRGLNYGVVLPSHGCPLTCSYCATYFLSPGYQTAPWQAICDQLAGFATRTDNVAFFDDALLFNKDFAVILINIIDRRIELNLHSSNGLHCRYVDDRIAHLMYQAGFKTIYLSLESINPKTQKNTGGKVYTDEFERAVTVFRNAGFSKRPMHVYLLYGLPGQDHKEIVESIHYCRKLGVRPHLCEFTPIPHTDEYEKTGFGENADPLYHNNFFYTWYWPEAKPEIYRLLKRELSE